In the genome of Hippoglossus hippoglossus isolate fHipHip1 chromosome 4, fHipHip1.pri, whole genome shotgun sequence, one region contains:
- the erich3 gene encoding glutamate-rich protein 3 isoform X2, whose product MSHLSPGLISAYNSLTDKHLAGYFSNTRIRRHLQRAGLITRSGRIVPDKEYRHKLNQRAHQRHVRECLAQAIFYKVLEMERLHQIEIKRKLEEFASRERVHKIKVDRSRRYEDDIIPVLSPHPPTGVRGFRKQHSGPEGEHSESSESLGSSRPNTAPGKMQRPVRLKPIHSNGTTASLRRSSPYRLQESSNENDPLFNCTMTKESRRRLTTMETSNDISPYRLPVINNFVVTPVPPATKRKERGLKVTPSGGTLRGRRLRPTTATSGANVTEDPPMLRSSVHHSRVCVNMVYFGKTVHLSHDLTDMRDDVKVFQQHCGGENLSVYKGKLREGESFQFISRRHRGFPFSLTFFLNGLQVERLSSCCEFKHRKGSRLGGRHGHFGFVIVEGASPCFKCIIAMGLDKKPTPPPKRVKEEGGREESVISQKDAPEMETEMTGEDAASQSDCEKSPPQEVECRVKEAHVTVQSRVRDDYEEDFEADDEGPVEEAKEKKSPSPSSDTETQVKEMDASETEDDEKDDDMKSRSGSSCTNSDQEASDDEATQDHREKVEQTAAVDEEETVAPPDEKDETYPEEAAATEAESGAAKEPDLQNSAGDSTEINISDTSVPLGQELKQSDDTSGEKKEEKTEDEGKQEEQGPERAKSVQEKLVEAILKESQCSSEPELSDTSTEEDEEATDKGHGQKSNDVVPEQLETLAEELKSEESVVEAEVVEDQEETSEPKEQEEDGTEKELHENRDSTKDELDKELDEDDEKPASEEEEEKLEDRGAALHAVSEGNMTPENKASEPEEDTVAKCNDSEAAQKDVESEEKTAEAEEADESSISELDRKTDETAASDNAEEEAMTVSETVEMKVEPSEEREALSCEEAPVSDTEERQQGDSMAASQAEVTTEDSSSSVEGSADTTVEKTADISEDSVKDEGSKDDVKKEEAELVSEDGNRQEEGLGGEQRERSVETNDEGENCGEKEENEKEEEGKDESKTEEIIEDEANVVEDTRTDSNPERQTNEEPADEEDEVAHEEKAEESEKDEGSESVENKNDEEESEAKEAVIDKTSDGEEVKETKAERDEEKGEEAEKEERNEEEQMESEKSKDDNEEAEEGEEKSAITVEPEKNTDDEKTSSKNTAESAVNETADGNKTTEHTVESEDAKKETEGASSNSERGEIDGENGEISTGGERNSHNDDEIEVSKEERNDEKAAEHVEDERITEEEPTEGESAEVKEAESGDGAGKPDEDEVEQDHGTDASESEARERDDSDKQEETAQKDPEQESEETEITEESKPDHMDTDREQMKQDENGNKPELNERDSDLIENIDSKINEDEAQSSAPTDEGLGGTSHKLDESTATSDKKTCSDQHAAVANGENGEDAEEASKASEEGASVLLKPQAPNEEAPNAEESVAVDKESPEALAAEDSTDLVTNWVNTHQMSKDFETFVEPLEDLREETSEAQVYSKEETKSTELLRVETPPEVMKKSEKEENEQIHKVESEEKLEAVESEIESKPCEDEPQSDAIKDTTQEKEETEVEELNQMMQTEENDEESSNGQRKRSKESLEEDKDQKGPTQTQSDVSKTEVESIAGTHRSAASLKAESVTEEQSEEKTSARDPEKATETEETKYLQPASKTDEDNERPASPGGAKDAEESLGKTEEQSREVTEITDFTTSKSDDGSQEESHDGGIRPKPSGGSLDGERRDEQLIKDIKRTLSKDRLSSFSVDDTLFGSSSYPLLSAARTES is encoded by the exons ATGAGCCACCTCAGCCCGGG ACTGATTTCAGCCTACAACAGTCTGACCGACAAACACCTCGCTGGATACTTCAGCAACACTCGCATCAGAAGACACTTGCAGAGAGCAGGACTG ATCACCAGGAGTGGCCGAATCGTTCCAGACAAAGAGTACAGACACAAGCTGAACCAGCGAGCCCACCAGAGACATGTTCGTGAATGTCTCGCCCAGGCCATTTTCTACAAGGTGCTGGAGATGGAG CGTCTCCATCAAATCGAGATCAAAAGGAAACTGGAGGAGTTTGCAAGTAGGGAACGAGTGCACAAGATCAAG GTGGATCGCTCCAGAAGGTATGAAGACGACATCATCCCCGTCCTGTCTCCACACCCGCCCACGGGTGTCAGGGGTTTCCGGAAGCAGCACTCTGGACCCGAGGGGGAGCACTCCGAGTCCTCCGAGTCC CTGGGATCGTCTCGACCCAACACGGCTCCGGGGAAGATGCAGAGGCCGGTGCGTCTGAAGCCGATCCACAGTAACGGCACCACGGCCTCACTGAGACGCAGCTCCCCTTACAGGCTCCAAGAGTCCTCCAATGAGAACGATCCGCTGTTCAACTGCACT ATGACCAAGGAGTCGCGGAGACGTTTGACTACAATGGAGACCTCCAATGACATCTCCCCCTACCGCCTCCCTGTCATCAACAACTTTGTTGTTACCCCAGTGCCTCCAGCcacaaagaggaaagagagggggcTCAAGGTTACTCCCAGCGGCGGCACGCTCAGAGGCCGCAGACTGCGCCCCACCACCGCCACCAGTGGTGCTAACGTCACTGAG GACCCCCCCATGCTGAGGAGCTCTGTGCACcacagcagggtgtgtgtgaacatggtgTACTTTGGCAAAACGGTGCATCTCTCCCACGACCTGACCGACATGAGGGACGATGTGAAAGTGTTCCAGCAGCACTGCGGAGGAGAGAACCTGTCTGTGTATAAAGGAAAGCTCCGCGAGGGAG AGTCCTTCCAGTTCATTTCGAGGCGACACAGAGGCTTCCCCTTCAGTTTGACCTTCTTCCTGAACGGGCTGCAGGTGGAGCGGCTGAGCTCCTGCTGCGAGTTCAAACACAGGAAAGGCTCCAGACTTGGCGGCAGGCACGGACACTTTGGCTTCGTCATCGTAGAGGGGGCCTCTCCCTGCTTTAA GTGCATCATAGCGATGGGATTGGACAAAAAACCCACACCACCACCAAAGAGggtgaaagaggagggaggaagagaggagtcGGTCATCAGCCAGAAGGATGCTCCTGAGATGGAAACAGAAATGACCGGAGAGGATGCTGCCTCCCAGTCCGACTGTGAAAAAAGTcctccacaggaagtggagtgTCGAGTCAAAGAGGCACATGTAACTGTGCAGAGCAGAGTCAGAGATG ATTATGAAGAAGATTTTGAAGCAGACGACGAGGGCCCTGTGGAAGAGgcgaaagaaaagaaatccccaTCTCCATCCAGTGACACTGAGACGCAGGTTAAAGAGATGGATGCATCGGAGACTGAAGACGATGAGAAGGACG ACGACATGAAGTCTCGTTCAGGCTCCAGCTGTACAAATAGCGACCAGGAGGCGAGTGATGATGAAGCCACACAAgaccacagagagaaagtggagcagACTGCAGCGGTTGATGAAGAAGAAACTGTTGCTCCACCAGACGAGAAAGATGAAACATATCCGGAAGAAGCAGCTGCGACTGAGGCTGAGTCTGGTGCGGCTAAAGAACCTGACTTACAGAACAGTGCGGGGGACAGCACAGAGATCAACATCTCTGACACCAGCGTCCCCTTGGGGCAGGAGCTCAAACAGAGTGATGACACCTCGggagaaaagaaggaggagaaaacagaggatgagggcaaacaggaggagcaggggccGGAGAGGG cTAAATCTGTGCAGGAGAAACTGGTGGAGGCCATCCTGAAGGAGTCGCAGTGCAGCTCTGAGCCCGAACTGAGCGACACCAGcacagaggaggacgaggaggccACCGATAAAGGCCATGGACAGAAGAGCAATG ATGTTGTTCCAGAGCAGCTAGAAACTCTCGCAGAGGAGCTGAAATCTGAAGAAAGTGTTGTTGAAGCTGAAGTTGTTGAAGATCAGGAGGAGACATCTGAGCcaaaagaacaggaggaggatggaACCGAAAAAGAGCTTCATGAGAACAGGGATAGCACCAAAGATGAGCTGGACAAAGAActggatgaagatgatgaaaagCCTgcatcagaagaagaagaagagaagttgGAGGACAGGGGTGCAGCGCTTCATGCTGTGTCTGAAGGGAACATGACACCAGAAAACAAAGCTTCAGAACCTGAGGAGGATACAGTAGCTAAATGCAACGATTCGGAAGCTGCACAGAAAGATGTAGAGAGTGAGGAGAAAACGGCAGAAGCAGAGGAGGCGGATGAATCATCGATATCAGAGCTGGATAGAAAGACTGACGAGACAGCGGCGTCGGATAATGCAGAGGAAGAGGCGATGACAGTGAGCGAGACAGTGGAGATGAAAGTGGAGCCCTCAGAGGAGCGAGAGGCCCTCAGCTGTGAAGAGGCACCTGTGAGTgacacagaggagaggcagcagggAGACAGCATGGCAGCATCACAAGCAGAAGTCACGACGGAGGATTCGAGCAGCTCGGTGGAGGGGAGCGCAGACACCACAGTGGAAAAAACAGCAGATATTAGTGAAGACAGTGTAAAGGACGAGGGCAGTAAAGATGATGTTAAAAAGGAAGAAGCAGAGCTAGTGAGTGAGGATGGGAATCGGCAAGAAGAAGGGTtgggaggagagcagagagaaaggtCTGTGGAAACAAATGAT GAAGGTGAAAATTgtggagaaaaggaagagaatgaaaaagaggaagagggcaAAGATGAAAGTAAGACAGAAGAAATTATAGAAGATGAGGCAAATGTTGTAGAAGATACTAGGACTGACTCAAACCCTGAAAGGCAGACAAATGAAGAACCtgctgatgaagaagatgaagttgCACATgaagagaaagcagaggaatCAGAAAAAGACGAGGGTAGTGAAAGTGTTGAGAATAAAAATGACGAGGAAGAATCTGAAGCAAAGGAAGCCGTGATTGATAAAACCAGTGACGGTGAGGAAGTAAAGGAGACAAAGGCAGAGAGGGACGAAGAAAAGGGTGAGGaggcagaaaaagaagagagaaatgaggaAGAACAAATGGAATCTGAAAAGAGTAAAGATGACAATGAGGAAgctgaagagggagaagaaaagtcTGCGATTACCGTAGAACCTGAGAAAAATACTGATGACGAGAAGACATCTAGCAAAAATACAGCTGAGTCAGCTGTCAATGAAACAGCAGATGGAAATAAAACGACTGAACACACGGTGGAGTCTGAAGATGCTAAGAAAGAAACTGAAGGAGCGAGTTCCAACAGTGAGAGGGGAGAAATTGATGGTGAAAATGGAGAGATTTCTACCGGAGGGGAAAGAAATAGTCATAATGATGATGAGATAGAAGTTtcaaaggaggagagaaatgatgAGAAAGCAGCCGAGCATGTTGAAGACGAAAGAATAACAGAGGAGGAACCGACTGAAGGTGAAAGTGCGGAGGTTAAAGAAGCAGAGTCTGGAGATGGTGCTGGAAAACCTGACGAGGACGAGGTTGAGCAGGATCATGGAACAGATGCGTCAGAAAGTGAAGCTCGGGAAAGAGACGACAGTGATAAACAAGAGGAAACTGCTCAAAAAGATCCCGAGCAAGAGAGCGAAGAAACGGAGATAACAGAGGAATCTAAACCAGATCACATGGATACTGACAGAGAGCAAATGAAACAAGACGAAAATGGCAACAAACCTGAACTCAATGAAAGAGATTCAGACTTGATCGAAAATATCGATAGTAAGATCAACGAGGATGAGGCACAATCTTCAGCACCCACAGATGAGGGTTTAGGTGGTACAAGTCATAAATTAGACGAGTCCACCGCAACAtctgacaaaaaaacatgcTCTGATCAACATGCTGCTGTCGCCAATGGAGAAAACGGAGAGGACGCGGAGGAGGCGAGCAAGGCCTCAGAGGAAGGAGCAAGTGTGCTGCTCAAACCTCAAGCACCAAACGAGGAGGCTCCTAACGCAGAAGAGAGCGTCGCAGTGGATAAAGAAAGTCCAGAGGCCCTGGCAGCAGAAGACAGCACAGATCTGGTCACAAACTGGGTAAACACGCATCAAATGTCAAAGGACTTCGAGACGTTTGTCGAACCTTTAGAGGATTTGAGGGAAGAGACGTCAGAGGCTCAAGTGTACAGTAAAGAAGAGACGAAATCTACAGAGCTGCTGAGGGTAGAGACTCCACCtgaggtgatgaagaagagtgaaaaggaggaaaacgagcaaatacacaaagttgaaagtgaagaaaaactgGAAGCTGTAGAGTCGGAGATTGAGAGCAAACCCTGTGAAGATGAACCTCAGAGCGACGCCATCAAAGATACGACccaggagaaagaggagactGAGGTGGAGGAATTAAACCAGATGATGCAGACTGAAGAAAATGATGAAGAGTCTTCAAACGGACAAAGAAAACGAAGCAAGGAATCTCTAGAGGAAGACAAGGATCAAAAAGGACCAACACAGACGCAAAGTGATGTTTCAAAGACTGAAGTGGAAAGCATTGCCGGTACTCATCGTTCTGCTGCCAGTCTCAAAGCTGAGAGTGTCACAGAGGAACAAAGTGAAGAGAAAACCTCTGCTCGTGATCCAGAGAAAGCAACAGAAACTGAAGAGACAAAATATCTCCAACCTGCGTCCAAAACAGACGAGGACAATGAGCGCCCGGCGAGTCCAGGTGGAGCCAAAGATGCCGAGGAATCATTGgggaaaacagaggagcagagtcgaGAAGTGACGGAAATAACTGATTTTACAACGTCCAAGTCCGACGATGGAAGCCAAGAGGAGTCCCACGACGGAGGGATCCGGCCCAAACCGTCCGGCGGCAGCCTGGACGGAGAGAGAAGGGACGAGCAGCTGATCAAAGACATCAAACGCACCCTGAGCAAAGACAGACTGAGTTCGTTCTCCGTGGATGACACGCTGTTTGGGAGCAGTTCGTATCCTTTGCTGAGCGCAGCGAGGACGGAGAGTTGA
- the erich3 gene encoding glutamate-rich protein 3 isoform X1, with the protein MSHLSPGLISAYNSLTDKHLAGYFSNTRIRRHLQRAGLITRSGRIVPDKEYRHKLNQRAHQRHVRECLAQAIFYKVLEMERLHQIEIKRKLEEFASRERVHKIKVDRSRRYEDDIIPVLSPHPPTGVRGFRKQHSGPEGEHSESSESLGSSRPNTAPGKMQRPVRLKPIHSNGTTASLRRSSPYRLQESSNENDPLFNCTMTKESRRRLTTMETSNDISPYRLPVINNFVVTPVPPATKRKERGLKVTPSGGTLRGRRLRPTTATSGANVTEDPPMLRSSVHHSRVCVNMVYFGKTVHLSHDLTDMRDDVKVFQQHCGGENLSVYKGKLREGESFQFISRRHRGFPFSLTFFLNGLQVERLSSCCEFKHRKGSRLGGRHGHFGFVIVEGASPCFKCIIAMGLDKKPTPPPKRVKEEGGREESVISQKDAPEMETEMTGEDAASQSDCEKSPPQEVECRVKEAHVTVQSRVRDDYEEDFEADDEGPVEEAKEKKSPSPSSDTETQVKEMDASETEDDEKDDDMKSRSGSSCTNSDQEASDDEATQDHREKVEQTAAVDEEETVAPPDEKDETYPEEAAATEAESGAAKEPDLQNSAGDSTEINISDTSVPLGQELKQSDDTSGEKKEEKTEDEGKQEEQGPERAKSVQEKLVEAILKESQCSSEPELSDTSTEEDEEATDKGHGQKSNDVVPEQLETLAEELKSEESVVEAEVVEDQEETSEPKEQEEDGTEKELHENRDSTKDELDKELDEDDEKPASEEEEEKLEDRGAALHAVSEGNMTPENKASEPEEDTVAKCNDSEAAQKDVESEEKTAEAEEADESSISELDRKTDETAASDNAEEEAMTVSETVEMKVEPSEEREALSCEEAPVSDTEERQQGDSMAASQAEVTTEDSSSSVEGSADTTVEKTADISEDSVKDEGSKDDVKKEEAELVSEDGNRQEEGLGGEQRERSVETNDEVEKEKSEEESKEAEGENCGEKEENEKEEEGKDESKTEEIIEDEANVVEDTRTDSNPERQTNEEPADEEDEVAHEEKAEESEKDEGSESVENKNDEEESEAKEAVIDKTSDGEEVKETKAERDEEKGEEAEKEERNEEEQMESEKSKDDNEEAEEGEEKSAITVEPEKNTDDEKTSSKNTAESAVNETADGNKTTEHTVESEDAKKETEGASSNSERGEIDGENGEISTGGERNSHNDDEIEVSKEERNDEKAAEHVEDERITEEEPTEGESAEVKEAESGDGAGKPDEDEVEQDHGTDASESEARERDDSDKQEETAQKDPEQESEETEITEESKPDHMDTDREQMKQDENGNKPELNERDSDLIENIDSKINEDEAQSSAPTDEGLGGTSHKLDESTATSDKKTCSDQHAAVANGENGEDAEEASKASEEGASVLLKPQAPNEEAPNAEESVAVDKESPEALAAEDSTDLVTNWVNTHQMSKDFETFVEPLEDLREETSEAQVYSKEETKSTELLRVETPPEVMKKSEKEENEQIHKVESEEKLEAVESEIESKPCEDEPQSDAIKDTTQEKEETEVEELNQMMQTEENDEESSNGQRKRSKESLEEDKDQKGPTQTQSDVSKTEVESIAGTHRSAASLKAESVTEEQSEEKTSARDPEKATETEETKYLQPASKTDEDNERPASPGGAKDAEESLGKTEEQSREVTEITDFTTSKSDDGSQEESHDGGIRPKPSGGSLDGERRDEQLIKDIKRTLSKDRLSSFSVDDTLFGSSSYPLLSAARTES; encoded by the exons ATGAGCCACCTCAGCCCGGG ACTGATTTCAGCCTACAACAGTCTGACCGACAAACACCTCGCTGGATACTTCAGCAACACTCGCATCAGAAGACACTTGCAGAGAGCAGGACTG ATCACCAGGAGTGGCCGAATCGTTCCAGACAAAGAGTACAGACACAAGCTGAACCAGCGAGCCCACCAGAGACATGTTCGTGAATGTCTCGCCCAGGCCATTTTCTACAAGGTGCTGGAGATGGAG CGTCTCCATCAAATCGAGATCAAAAGGAAACTGGAGGAGTTTGCAAGTAGGGAACGAGTGCACAAGATCAAG GTGGATCGCTCCAGAAGGTATGAAGACGACATCATCCCCGTCCTGTCTCCACACCCGCCCACGGGTGTCAGGGGTTTCCGGAAGCAGCACTCTGGACCCGAGGGGGAGCACTCCGAGTCCTCCGAGTCC CTGGGATCGTCTCGACCCAACACGGCTCCGGGGAAGATGCAGAGGCCGGTGCGTCTGAAGCCGATCCACAGTAACGGCACCACGGCCTCACTGAGACGCAGCTCCCCTTACAGGCTCCAAGAGTCCTCCAATGAGAACGATCCGCTGTTCAACTGCACT ATGACCAAGGAGTCGCGGAGACGTTTGACTACAATGGAGACCTCCAATGACATCTCCCCCTACCGCCTCCCTGTCATCAACAACTTTGTTGTTACCCCAGTGCCTCCAGCcacaaagaggaaagagagggggcTCAAGGTTACTCCCAGCGGCGGCACGCTCAGAGGCCGCAGACTGCGCCCCACCACCGCCACCAGTGGTGCTAACGTCACTGAG GACCCCCCCATGCTGAGGAGCTCTGTGCACcacagcagggtgtgtgtgaacatggtgTACTTTGGCAAAACGGTGCATCTCTCCCACGACCTGACCGACATGAGGGACGATGTGAAAGTGTTCCAGCAGCACTGCGGAGGAGAGAACCTGTCTGTGTATAAAGGAAAGCTCCGCGAGGGAG AGTCCTTCCAGTTCATTTCGAGGCGACACAGAGGCTTCCCCTTCAGTTTGACCTTCTTCCTGAACGGGCTGCAGGTGGAGCGGCTGAGCTCCTGCTGCGAGTTCAAACACAGGAAAGGCTCCAGACTTGGCGGCAGGCACGGACACTTTGGCTTCGTCATCGTAGAGGGGGCCTCTCCCTGCTTTAA GTGCATCATAGCGATGGGATTGGACAAAAAACCCACACCACCACCAAAGAGggtgaaagaggagggaggaagagaggagtcGGTCATCAGCCAGAAGGATGCTCCTGAGATGGAAACAGAAATGACCGGAGAGGATGCTGCCTCCCAGTCCGACTGTGAAAAAAGTcctccacaggaagtggagtgTCGAGTCAAAGAGGCACATGTAACTGTGCAGAGCAGAGTCAGAGATG ATTATGAAGAAGATTTTGAAGCAGACGACGAGGGCCCTGTGGAAGAGgcgaaagaaaagaaatccccaTCTCCATCCAGTGACACTGAGACGCAGGTTAAAGAGATGGATGCATCGGAGACTGAAGACGATGAGAAGGACG ACGACATGAAGTCTCGTTCAGGCTCCAGCTGTACAAATAGCGACCAGGAGGCGAGTGATGATGAAGCCACACAAgaccacagagagaaagtggagcagACTGCAGCGGTTGATGAAGAAGAAACTGTTGCTCCACCAGACGAGAAAGATGAAACATATCCGGAAGAAGCAGCTGCGACTGAGGCTGAGTCTGGTGCGGCTAAAGAACCTGACTTACAGAACAGTGCGGGGGACAGCACAGAGATCAACATCTCTGACACCAGCGTCCCCTTGGGGCAGGAGCTCAAACAGAGTGATGACACCTCGggagaaaagaaggaggagaaaacagaggatgagggcaaacaggaggagcaggggccGGAGAGGG cTAAATCTGTGCAGGAGAAACTGGTGGAGGCCATCCTGAAGGAGTCGCAGTGCAGCTCTGAGCCCGAACTGAGCGACACCAGcacagaggaggacgaggaggccACCGATAAAGGCCATGGACAGAAGAGCAATG ATGTTGTTCCAGAGCAGCTAGAAACTCTCGCAGAGGAGCTGAAATCTGAAGAAAGTGTTGTTGAAGCTGAAGTTGTTGAAGATCAGGAGGAGACATCTGAGCcaaaagaacaggaggaggatggaACCGAAAAAGAGCTTCATGAGAACAGGGATAGCACCAAAGATGAGCTGGACAAAGAActggatgaagatgatgaaaagCCTgcatcagaagaagaagaagagaagttgGAGGACAGGGGTGCAGCGCTTCATGCTGTGTCTGAAGGGAACATGACACCAGAAAACAAAGCTTCAGAACCTGAGGAGGATACAGTAGCTAAATGCAACGATTCGGAAGCTGCACAGAAAGATGTAGAGAGTGAGGAGAAAACGGCAGAAGCAGAGGAGGCGGATGAATCATCGATATCAGAGCTGGATAGAAAGACTGACGAGACAGCGGCGTCGGATAATGCAGAGGAAGAGGCGATGACAGTGAGCGAGACAGTGGAGATGAAAGTGGAGCCCTCAGAGGAGCGAGAGGCCCTCAGCTGTGAAGAGGCACCTGTGAGTgacacagaggagaggcagcagggAGACAGCATGGCAGCATCACAAGCAGAAGTCACGACGGAGGATTCGAGCAGCTCGGTGGAGGGGAGCGCAGACACCACAGTGGAAAAAACAGCAGATATTAGTGAAGACAGTGTAAAGGACGAGGGCAGTAAAGATGATGTTAAAAAGGAAGAAGCAGAGCTAGTGAGTGAGGATGGGAATCGGCAAGAAGAAGGGTtgggaggagagcagagagaaaggtCTGTGGAAACAAATGATGAGGTAGAGAAGGAGAAATCTGAGGAGGAAAGTAAGGAAGCAGAAGGTGAAAATTgtggagaaaaggaagagaatgaaaaagaggaagagggcaAAGATGAAAGTAAGACAGAAGAAATTATAGAAGATGAGGCAAATGTTGTAGAAGATACTAGGACTGACTCAAACCCTGAAAGGCAGACAAATGAAGAACCtgctgatgaagaagatgaagttgCACATgaagagaaagcagaggaatCAGAAAAAGACGAGGGTAGTGAAAGTGTTGAGAATAAAAATGACGAGGAAGAATCTGAAGCAAAGGAAGCCGTGATTGATAAAACCAGTGACGGTGAGGAAGTAAAGGAGACAAAGGCAGAGAGGGACGAAGAAAAGGGTGAGGaggcagaaaaagaagagagaaatgaggaAGAACAAATGGAATCTGAAAAGAGTAAAGATGACAATGAGGAAgctgaagagggagaagaaaagtcTGCGATTACCGTAGAACCTGAGAAAAATACTGATGACGAGAAGACATCTAGCAAAAATACAGCTGAGTCAGCTGTCAATGAAACAGCAGATGGAAATAAAACGACTGAACACACGGTGGAGTCTGAAGATGCTAAGAAAGAAACTGAAGGAGCGAGTTCCAACAGTGAGAGGGGAGAAATTGATGGTGAAAATGGAGAGATTTCTACCGGAGGGGAAAGAAATAGTCATAATGATGATGAGATAGAAGTTtcaaaggaggagagaaatgatgAGAAAGCAGCCGAGCATGTTGAAGACGAAAGAATAACAGAGGAGGAACCGACTGAAGGTGAAAGTGCGGAGGTTAAAGAAGCAGAGTCTGGAGATGGTGCTGGAAAACCTGACGAGGACGAGGTTGAGCAGGATCATGGAACAGATGCGTCAGAAAGTGAAGCTCGGGAAAGAGACGACAGTGATAAACAAGAGGAAACTGCTCAAAAAGATCCCGAGCAAGAGAGCGAAGAAACGGAGATAACAGAGGAATCTAAACCAGATCACATGGATACTGACAGAGAGCAAATGAAACAAGACGAAAATGGCAACAAACCTGAACTCAATGAAAGAGATTCAGACTTGATCGAAAATATCGATAGTAAGATCAACGAGGATGAGGCACAATCTTCAGCACCCACAGATGAGGGTTTAGGTGGTACAAGTCATAAATTAGACGAGTCCACCGCAACAtctgacaaaaaaacatgcTCTGATCAACATGCTGCTGTCGCCAATGGAGAAAACGGAGAGGACGCGGAGGAGGCGAGCAAGGCCTCAGAGGAAGGAGCAAGTGTGCTGCTCAAACCTCAAGCACCAAACGAGGAGGCTCCTAACGCAGAAGAGAGCGTCGCAGTGGATAAAGAAAGTCCAGAGGCCCTGGCAGCAGAAGACAGCACAGATCTGGTCACAAACTGGGTAAACACGCATCAAATGTCAAAGGACTTCGAGACGTTTGTCGAACCTTTAGAGGATTTGAGGGAAGAGACGTCAGAGGCTCAAGTGTACAGTAAAGAAGAGACGAAATCTACAGAGCTGCTGAGGGTAGAGACTCCACCtgaggtgatgaagaagagtgaaaaggaggaaaacgagcaaatacacaaagttgaaagtgaagaaaaactgGAAGCTGTAGAGTCGGAGATTGAGAGCAAACCCTGTGAAGATGAACCTCAGAGCGACGCCATCAAAGATACGACccaggagaaagaggagactGAGGTGGAGGAATTAAACCAGATGATGCAGACTGAAGAAAATGATGAAGAGTCTTCAAACGGACAAAGAAAACGAAGCAAGGAATCTCTAGAGGAAGACAAGGATCAAAAAGGACCAACACAGACGCAAAGTGATGTTTCAAAGACTGAAGTGGAAAGCATTGCCGGTACTCATCGTTCTGCTGCCAGTCTCAAAGCTGAGAGTGTCACAGAGGAACAAAGTGAAGAGAAAACCTCTGCTCGTGATCCAGAGAAAGCAACAGAAACTGAAGAGACAAAATATCTCCAACCTGCGTCCAAAACAGACGAGGACAATGAGCGCCCGGCGAGTCCAGGTGGAGCCAAAGATGCCGAGGAATCATTGgggaaaacagaggagcagagtcgaGAAGTGACGGAAATAACTGATTTTACAACGTCCAAGTCCGACGATGGAAGCCAAGAGGAGTCCCACGACGGAGGGATCCGGCCCAAACCGTCCGGCGGCAGCCTGGACGGAGAGAGAAGGGACGAGCAGCTGATCAAAGACATCAAACGCACCCTGAGCAAAGACAGACTGAGTTCGTTCTCCGTGGATGACACGCTGTTTGGGAGCAGTTCGTATCCTTTGCTGAGCGCAGCGAGGACGGAGAGTTGA